Proteins from a genomic interval of Rhodococcus rhodochrous:
- a CDS encoding SDR family oxidoreductase, with translation MRPTALVTGGGRGLGAAIAHELAPTHDLLLGGRRRESLDAILEELPDATPWPVDLLDHDAVAAAAADIDRLDVLVHNAGVAELGTIADSEPRQWRETFEANVVAVVALTQVLLPALRAANGHVVLINSGAGLRVRPGWGAYAASKFALRAFGDALREEEPALRVTSIHPGRIDTDMQRAIVASEGREYDPSQFLSPGTVARAVRQVVEAPVDAHPTEVVLRPR, from the coding sequence ATGCGCCCCACAGCTCTCGTCACCGGAGGGGGTCGCGGTCTCGGCGCCGCGATCGCCCACGAACTCGCTCCCACCCACGATCTGCTCCTCGGCGGCCGACGTCGCGAGTCGCTCGATGCGATCCTCGAGGAACTGCCCGACGCCACACCGTGGCCCGTGGACCTGCTCGATCACGACGCCGTCGCCGCGGCCGCCGCCGACATCGACCGGCTCGACGTCCTCGTCCACAACGCCGGTGTCGCCGAACTGGGCACGATCGCCGACAGCGAGCCCCGGCAGTGGCGCGAGACGTTCGAGGCGAACGTCGTCGCCGTCGTCGCCCTGACGCAGGTGTTGCTGCCGGCCCTACGGGCCGCGAACGGCCACGTGGTGCTCATCAACTCGGGGGCGGGTCTGCGTGTTCGCCCCGGCTGGGGTGCCTATGCCGCGAGCAAGTTCGCACTGCGGGCGTTCGGCGACGCGCTGCGCGAGGAGGAACCCGCGCTGCGGGTCACCTCGATCCACCCGGGCCGGATCGACACCGACATGCAGCGCGCGATCGTCGCGTCGGAAGGTCGTGAGTACGACCCGTCGCAGTTCCTCAGCCCCGGCACAGTGGCGCGTGCGGTGCGGCAGGTCGTCGAGGCGCCGGTCGACGCCCACCCCACCGAGGTCGTTCTGCGTCCTCGCTGA